From the genome of Pirellulaceae bacterium:
GGCCATCGAGCACATGGACCACCGCGGCTGGCGCACCAAGAAGATCGACATTACCTATCCGCGTAGTGAAGGCAAAGCCGGTTTGACTCAGGCTCTCCAACGCATCTGCGCTGAAGCCGAGCAGGCCATCGACGATGGCTATTCGCTTATCATCCTGTCAGATCGTCAAATTGGACCGCAGTCTGTCCCGGTCAGCGCGCTGCTGGCGACCGGTGCCGTGCATCACCACCTGGTGCGCCAAGCCAAGCGAACTCAGGTAGGCATCATCGTCGAAACCGGAGAAGCTCGCGAAGTACATCAGCATTGTCTGTTGGTAGGCTACGGAGCCGACGCGATCAATCCATACTTGGCCTTTGAAGCCCTGTGGTACGCTCGGCTGGATGAGCAGCTGTCCGCAGAAAAGTATGTCGATCTGGACAAGATCATGTACTCGTATCGCAAAGCGGTGGCCAAAGGCATGTTGAAGGTCTTGGCCAAGATGGGCATTAGTACATTGCAGAGCTACAAGGGTGCCCAGATTTTCGAGGCTTTAGGTTTGAAGGACGAGGTTATTGACGTCTGTTTTATTGGCACGGCCAGCCGCATTCAGGGAGTGGGATTTGACGTGCTAGCGGAAGAATCGCTACGACGCCACGCTTTGGGTTATCCCCGCGATCCGGTGGCCCAGTTACCTGCGCTACCCAATCCGGGTGATTTTCATTGGCGATCGGCCGGCGAACGACACGGTTGGGATCCCCAAGCTATCGCGGACCTGCAGGTAGCGGCGCGAGCTGGCGATACCAACGCCTACTGGCGATTTTCCAACCACATCAACCACGACAACGAAATGAAGTGCACGCTGCGCGGGCTGCTTGAACTCAAGCCCGGTGTGGCTGGCCCCGCCGTGCCGCTAGACGAAGTCGAACCGGCGTCGGCCATTGTCAAACGCTTTTGTACGGGCGCGATGAGCTTCGGATCGATCAGCGCGGAAGCTCACGAGACCCTAGCCATCGCCATGAATCGCTTGGGCGGAAAGAGCAACACCGGCGAAGGCGGCGAAGACCCGCAGCGGTTCTTACCAATGGTCAACGGCGATTCGCGCCGCTCGGCAATCAAGCAGGTTGCTTCGGGTCGTTTTGGGGTGACGATTGAGTACCTGACAAACGCAGATGAATTGCAGATCAAGATTTCTCAGGGTGCCAAGCCAGGAGAAGGCGGTGAGCTGCCAGGGCGTAAAGTCGATTGGAATATCGCCCGCATTCGTTACTCCACGCCAGGTGTCGGATTGATCAGTCCTCCGCCGCACCATGACATCTATTCCATCGAAGATTTGGCGCAGTTGATTCACGACCTCAAGAATGCAAATCCCGAGGCGCGCATCAGCGTCAAACTGGTCAGCGAAGTTGGCGTAGGCGTGATCGCGGCTGGCGTGAGCAAGGCGCACGCCGAGCACATTGTGATCGCCGGGGATGTCGGTGGCACGGGCGCATCGCCACTGACAAGCATCAAACACGCTGGTTTGCCTTGGGAGCTGGGAATCGCCGAAGCTCATCAGACACTGGTGCTAAATAACCTGCGCAGTCGAGTCGTACTGCAGACGGACGGCGGACTCAAGACGGGCCGCGACATTGTGATCGCTGCGTTGCTGGGTGCTGAAGAGTTCGGCTTTGCAACCGCTCCGCTGATTACCTTAGGTTGTATCATGATGCGCAAGTGCCACTTGAATACCTGCCCCGTGGGTGTGGCGACTCAGGATCCAGAGTTGCGGAAGAAGTTTCAAGGCAAGCCAGAGCACGTGGTGAATTATCTGTTTATGGTGGCCGAGGAAGCTCGACAGATCATGGCCAATTTGGGGTTCCGCAAAATTGATGAGATGATCGGTCGGGTGGACATACTGGAGCCTTCCAAAGCGATCCAGCACTGGAAGACCGACGGCCTGGATTTGACGTCGATGCTCTTTCCAGCGCATCAGTTGCGGCCCGATGCCATTGCCCGTCAGACCATTGGCCAAGAGCACGGACTGGAAAAGTCACTAGACCGCACGCTGCTGGTCGTGGCGGCCCAGCCAGCGCTTGACAGCAAGGAACCGGTACGTATCCAGTCTCCGATCACGAACATCAATCGTACCGTGGGCACGATTCTAAGTCACGAGATTGCCAAACGTTATGGTCAAGCTGGTTTGCCAGACGATACCGTACATATCAAGCTAACGGGATCGGCAGGGCAGAGTCTGGGCGCTTTCTTGGCGCATGGCGTGACCTTGGAAGTTGAGGGCGATGCCAACGATTACGTCGGCAAGGGCCTGTCGGGAGGCCGCATCGTGATCTATCCTCCGCATGACAGTACATTCAAACCTGAAGAAAATATCCTGATCGGTAACGTTTGCTTGTATGGAGCCACGGGTGGTGAAGCTTTCTTCCGAGGTCGCGCGGCCGAGCGATTTTGCGTCCGCAATTCGGGGGCAACCACAGTGGTCGAAGGGCTTGGCGATCACGGCTGCGAGTACATGACGGGCGGTCGGGTGATCGTACTCGGCCCCACCGGCAGAAACTTTGCCGCCGGCATGTCCGGTGGAATAGCATACGTCTGGGATACTGAGGGCGACTTCGAAATGCGATGCAATCTAGAAATGGTTGCACTGGAACGCATCGAGCCGGGCATTGAAGAGTCGCAGATCCGCGACTTGATCAGGCGACATGCGGAATACACCGGCAGTCAGCCGGCACAACGGGCGCTCGAGGACTGGCCGACATTCCTTAGCCAGTGCGTCAAAGTCATGCCCACCGACTACAAACGTGTGCTGGAAGCTCAGGCCCAGCAGCAACAGTCAGAGCTGGTCACTCGCGATTGAACAAGATTTCAGGCACTCCGCGACGGCACTGGCCAGCGACCACATCACTATTCATAACCGTATCACACGACTTCTAATCTATCGAACAGCGAGTACGAAAGAATGGGAAAACCAACCGGCTTCAAGGAATTCGATCGCAAGAAAGTACCCTGGCGGTTGCCGGTTGTGCGATTGGGCGACTACGGCGAGATTTACACCGAACCCGATGAGTCGCAATTGCGACAGCAGGGCGCACGGTGCATGGATTGCGGGGTTCCGTTTTGCCAATCAGAAACCGGGTGCCCTATCGATAATTTGATTCCCGAGTGGAACGACATGGTCTACCAGGGGCGTTGGCAGGATGCGATCCAGCGATTGCACAAGACCAACAACTTTCCGGAGTTCACCGGGCGAGTTTGCCCGGCGCCCTGTGAAGGAGCCTGCGTGTTGGGCATTACCAATCCGCCAGTAACCATCAAGAACATTGAAAACGCGATTATCGACCGGGCGTTTGCGGAAGGCTGGGTAACGCCAACGATTCCTCAGTCACGGACTGGTAAGCGAGTTGCTATTGTCGGTAGCGGACCGGCAGGACTGGCCGCAGCCGACCAACTGAATCAAGTCGGCCATACCGTCACCGTCTACGAGCGAGCCGATCGGATCGGCGGTTTGTTGATGTATGGCATTCCCAATATGAAGCTGGAAAAGCAGGTCGTCGAGCGTCGTTTGGACCTGATGCGCCAAGCTGGCGTCACGTTTGTCACCGGTGCCGATGTTGGCAGAACCGTGTCCATACAGCAGCTTCAGCAAGATAGCGACGCCTTATTACTGGCTACGGGAGCTACCAAACCACGCGATCTTCCGATTCCCGGACGAGATCTGCGCGGTGTACATTTTGCCATGGATTTTCTGACGGCGCATACCAAGAGCCTGTTGGATAGTGGCTTGAAAAACGGCAAGAAAATCTCGGCAGCCGGTAAGAAGGTGGTCGTGATCGGCGGAGGCGATACCGGCACTGACTGTATCGCCACCAGTCTGAGACATGGATGCACAGCGCTGGTCAATTTTGAACTGTTAGATCGACCACCCGACGATCGCGCCGGCGACAATCCCTGGCCTCAATGGCCGCGCATCTTCCGCGTCGATTACGGACACGAAGAATCCGAAGCCAAATTTGGTCGCGATCCGCGCGAGTATTGCGTGTTGAGCAAAGAATTTTTGGATGATGGTCAAGGAAACGTTAAGGGTATTCGAGCTGTCCGCGTGCAATGGACCAAAGATGCGAATGGTCGCATGCAAATGTCCGAAGTGCCTGGGTCGGAACAAGTGTTTGAAGCTGACCTGGTGTTGTTGGCCATGGGATTCTTAGGCCCAGAACAGTACGTTGCCGAAGCGCTCGGAATCCAAGTTGATTCTCGCAGCAACTATGCGGCTGAACATGGTCGGTTTGCGACCAATGTGCCTGGCGTCTATGCGGCTGGCGATTGTCGTCGCGGACAGTCGTTGGTCGTGTGGGCCATCAACGAGGGTCGTGGTGCCGCGCGAGCCATTGATATTTACCTGCGGGGTTCCAGTCAATTGCCCGCACCGGGTATTACTCAAGGTAGCGCCGCAGCCGTCGCCTGGCAGTAAGCCAGGCGCAATTGGAGGGTATGTGAGAGTGCACATTTGCACAACAGTGCAGCGTTTAGGCACGGCTGCCAAGCAAAACTTGCTCGGCCACCGTGCCATCGCAGCCGTAGGTGCCAGCCCTCCGGCGCATCCATCAGCCTAAAACAGCGGATGGCCTGGCCCATTTCGCGGCCGAATGCGTCATAGCGATAGCTTTGGGGAGGAGCACCCACTTGAATTAGGCAGTATGAATTGCCCGTTGATCGACAGCCAAGGCTGCTTCGTGCAAGAGTTCAGAAAGCGTTGGATGTGCGTGACAGGTCCGAGCCAGATCCTCGCTGCTAGCCCCAAATTCGATAGCTGCCACCGCTTCGGCAATCAAATCCCCAGCCTGGGCGCCAATAATGTGAACTCCCAGAATGCGATCGGTAGTGGCGTCGGCCAGTATCTTAACTCGCCCCTGCGCATCACCTAGTGCCAGCGCGCGACCACTAGCGCCATAGGGGCAGACGCCTTTCTTGTAGGCGATGCCCGACTGTTGCAGTTGCTCTTCGGTTTTACCCACTGAAGCAATTTCTGGGTGCGTGTACACGACGGCGGGAATAGCATCATAGTTGACATGGCTTTTCATGCCCACAATCCGCTCGACGCACACAATGCCTTCTTCACTGGCCTTGTGGGCCAGCATCGCACCGCCTATCAAGTCGCCGATTGCATATATTCCTGGAACTGCGGTTTGGTAATTCTCATCGACGGGCACAAAACCGCGGCGGTCAGTTTCAATACCCACTCGATCCAACCCCAGATTATCTGAGCAGGGCAAGCGTCCAGTGGACAACAACACACGATCGCATGGGATTGGTGGTTGATCCCGACATTGGACGACACAACCATCGGCGGTTGCCCGAGCGCTTTCCACCCAGCTTCCAGTGTGAATCTTCAAGCCTTGTCGCTCAAAGATTCGATGGGCCAATTGACCAATTTCGTGATCCAGACCGGGCAGTATGCGTTCCATGGCCTCCAACACGGTCACCTGGCTTCCCAGCCGCTGCCAAACACTGCCCAGTTCCAATCCGATGTAGCCGCCACCGATGACAACCAGGTGACGCGGTACCTCTGTGAAGCTGAGTGCCAGGGTGCTATCGCCAATTCGGCGATGATCTACTTCAACACTGCGCATGCCTGCCGGTCGGCTGCCAGTTGCCAGGACAATTCTTTTGGCCTGGATTCGCACCGGCCCGGCAGCCGTTTGGATTTCGGCCGTGTCCGCAGAAACCAGCGTCGCGCGACCAGTGTAACCCTGGACGCGGTTGCGCTTGAGCAGCATGGCGATACCAGATGTCAACTGCGAGACGATCTTGTCTTTGCGAGCCAACATAGCCGCTAAGTCCAATTGGACATCGCCGATTTTGACGCCATGACTCGCCATGTCATGTCGCGCCGAGTGATAACGGTGACTGGACTCTAACAGGGCTTTACTGGGAATGCAGCCAACTCGCAGACAGGTTCCGCCGAAAACGGGATTGTCGTCCACGCAGGCCGCATTCATTCCCAACTGAGCCGCTCGAATTGCAGCCACATAGCCGCCGGGTCCACCGCCAATGACCAATAGGTCGTGTTGCTGCGTAGCGCTGGCCATTACAGATCGCCGCCCATGATATTCAGGTCATCCAGGTCCTCTTCGTCATCTGAATCACTTGGGGCAGGAAACATCTCGCTGTCGTCAGGCTCGAACTCGTAGTCGTCTTCTAGTTCCTCTTCAAAATCGTCATCGAAGTCATCGTCAAAGTCGTCTTCGTCGAAGTCCGCAAACGGATCGTCCTCCTCTTCTTCCTCGACAAACGGTGGAGTGTCGGGGCTGGCTTCCGGATCCTGCTCCTTGTCATCTTCATCGTCACTATCCAAATCATCATCGTCGTCATCTTCGTCATCCCAGGCATGTACCACTGGAAGCTGCCACCGTCCATCATCCTGGCTCGCTGTGGGCACAGCCTGAACCGGGGATAGTACGAAACCTGACCAATTGCCGAGAGTCGATATCATTGCGCTGTAAAACCTGTTAGTGCAAAGGAAGCCAACGAAACGTGGCGGCCGTAAATCATGGGGTAGGGGGACAAGCGTAACCGAAGTCACACGATCTGAGGCCTAGGTCGCCAAACCATGAGTCCGTTCGTATTGCGTAATCTTATCTTCGTTTTCCAAAGTCAGCGCGATGTCGTCCAACCCATGGATCAAACAATGTCGCCGAAAATGGTCAATTTCAAACGTATATTCCAAACCATAGTCGTCAGTGACCTTGCCCGCTGTCAGATCCACTAGCAGTCGATAGGGCGAATGCTTGGCAGCTCGTTCAAACAACTGGTCGATGTGGCTTTCACTGAGCGCAATCGGCAGTAATCCGTTCTTGAAGCAGTTGTTGTAGAAAATATCTGCGAACGATGGAGCCAGCACGACGCGAAACCCGTAATCATCCAGGGCCCAAACGGCATGTTCACGGCTGGAGCCGCTGCCAAAATTGCGGCGGGCCAACAGGATCGTCGCCCCTTTAGCCGCCGGCTGATTCAGTTCAAAGGCTGGATTGTCTGACCCGTCGTCGTGAAAACGCCAATCGAAAAACAGATAGCGGCCAAATCCCGTCCGCTCAATTCGCTTTAAGAATTGCTTGGGGATGATCTGATCGGTATCAACGTTGGCCCGATCTAAGCAGGCCACAGTACCTTGGTGAGTTGTAAACGCGCGCATGATTGTCTTTTGGTTATGCCTTATAGTCCCACTGTCGAATGTCACTGAAGCGACCTTGAATGGCTGCTGCCGCTGCCATGGCTGGCGACACCAAATGCGTACGACCGCCTTTACCTTGCCGACCCTCAAAATTGCGATTGCTGGTGGACGCACAGCGCTCTCCGGGCTCGAGCCGATCGGGATTCATTGCCAGGCACATACTGCAACCCGCCTCGCGCCAATCAAAGCCTGCCTCACGGAAGACACGGTCCAAACCTTCCTGCTCCGCCTGGCGCTTAACCAGTCCACTGCCCGGCACGACCATTGCCTGAACAGCAGAGTTCACGCGATAGCCTTTGACGACACGGGCTGCGGCTCGCAAGTCTTCGATGCGCGCATTGGTACACGACCCGATGAAGACGCGATTGATTTTCACGTCGCTAATGGGAGTGCCGGCTGACAGGGCCATGTATTCCAGTGAAGCTGCGGTGGTCTTCTGCTCGGTTTCGTCCGAGAAATCTGAGGGACTGGGCACCTTGGCGGAGATCGAACAGACCTGGCCAGGGTTGGTGCCCCAAGTAACTTGCGGCTCAATATCCGCACCTTGAAACACCCGCAGCTTGTCGTAGACTGCTCCGGGATCGCTGGCTAACTGGCGCCAACGTGCAACGGCCGCCTCAAAATCCTGGGGTACGTAGGGGCGTCCTTGGAGATAACGATAGGTTGTCTCATCCGGTGCAATCATCCCCGCCCGAGCGCCCGCCTCGATGGACATGTTGCACACCGTCATTCGTTCTTCCATCGTCAGCGCGCGAATCACGGGACCGGTGTATTCCAACACATAACCGGTACCACCAGCTGTGGAAATCTGTCCGATCAGGTACAGGATCAAGTCCTTGGCGGTGACGCCTGCAGCCAACTGCCCTTCGATGCGCAGTTCGTAAGTCTTCGGTAACGATTGTAGCAGTGTCTGCGTGGCCAACACATGCTCGACCTCGCTAGTTCCAATGCCAAACGCCAAAGCACCAAAAGCACCGTGCGTTGCCGTGTGACTGTCACCACAGACGATGGTCATGCCGGGTTGGGTATAGCCTAGCTCTGGCCCGATGATATGCACGATGCCCTGATTAGCGTCGTGCAGGTCATACAGTTTGATGCCGAACTGGGCGCAGTTGTTTCGCAGAGTATCAACCTGCTGGCGCGAGATTGGATCGGCAATTGGCAGGCCACGATTGGAGGTCGGCACGTTGTGATCCGGCGTTGCAATCGTACGCTGCGGGCGACGGACCTTTCGACCGGCCAGACGCAAGCCCTCAAATGCCTGTGGACTGGTAACTTCGTGTACCAAATGCAGGTCGATGTACAAAATGGTCTGTTGACCGGGTTGGCTATAAACCACGTGCTCGTCCCAAATCTTCTGGAACAGGGTACGGGGAGAGCCGCTAGAACTAGTCATGTATGCTGGCCTAGTACAAAATCATTTAAAGTGGATGGAAACTCGGACGGTTACAAGTACACGCTATGACAGGTGGCCACACGGCCAGCCGATCGCCCCAACTCGAATATCAGAATTTGGCAATTGTATCCGCAGATGCCGACCGTCAAAGTGCCCCCCCTTCGCTCGACACGTTTCGGACCCCCACCGACTGGCTGGTCAGGTGGTTGGCTGCGGAATTGGACTGTGGGCGGATTGTGGCTGGCAACGCTGACAGCCCTGGGCTGCGTTGACCGGCCCCGGCCTGACGCGCTCAAGTCTGACCAGATTTTTCAACTGAATTCTAATTCGATGGCACCTCATCTCATGGGACCCTGCTTTCGGATGCAATGCCGGAGCTGTCGAGCCACGTGGGACAGGTCCGCCGAATCCAACCCAACGGCACCGCCGATTTGCCCGCATTGCGGCTCCGGAGACTGCCTATCGGGAGAATTACGGCCGGGACAATCCGTTAAGTTATCCAGCATCGATGCTGTGGACCGCCTGTCGTGTATTATTTTTGGACCGATGGCGGGTCCATTGGGTTCGCAGTCCTGGACCTGCAAACGCGTCTGGGGACTTCCGGGTGAGTCCATCCAGCTGCGAGATGGTGAATTATGGGTCAACGGCAGCATGTTTCGCAAAAACATGCTTCAGTTCTTGCAGGTCGCCATACCCGTCGCTGACTTACCAGGGCCAGGGACCCTCTACTGGCATCGCGGTCGGAGCGAACAATCGGATTCAGCGTGGCAAAGCGTTCAGCACTTATGGGCAACTGAGGCATCTGCTGCATCGACGGAGATAGTACTGCAAGCCGGCGACGAACTGCGGTGGCTGTACCGACAGCAATGGAGCAGCACTGGCACCGAGCCAGCGCTGCCATCGGCACTGGTCTGCCAAAGCGTGCTGGATGACTATCCCATCAATCACGGGATGCCTCGAAACCTTGTGCCTGTCGATGATTTGCTGTTGACGATCGGGTTTGCCTCCGCAGAACAAGAAACCCCGTCATCGAACGTGGCCTCCGCACGCGTTGAATGTCTCTATCGAGGTCATAGCTATGACGTGCTGTGCGATTTTGGTTCAGAACTTACAACTGAGGTCGCCGCAGGTCAAGCAGCGCTTTGGCAGGCTGCTTCGCGACCCCAGCAGGTTTTGAAGAATCCTGGACAACTGATGATCGGCGGATGGGACGGTTATGCTTGGGCACGCGCCGATTCCGGCGAGGCGTTCGAACTGCCGGATCGCGCTAGGCCTCCGGATGTTACCTCGTTTAGAATACAGGCGCTTTGTGGAGTGATTCGCATTGGTTCGCTACAAGTCCACCGTGATATCTACCTGCGCGACAACGAGCGCGATCCAAGCAACGGCGCAACGCCGGCCACCGTGATCGGTGCCAATCAGTACTATGTGCTCGGCGACAACCTGCCTGCATCGGTCGACAGTCGTAACGGACTAGGTTGCATCGACCGCAGCCAAATAATCGGCCAGGTTCAATTGCCCGAACCAAAATAGGCTGCCAAGCGGAACTTGGTGCGAGATACTGCCCGCTGGAATCTACCGCTTGGC
Proteins encoded in this window:
- the lpdA gene encoding dihydrolipoyl dehydrogenase, with the translated sequence MASATQQHDLLVIGGGPGGYVAAIRAAQLGMNAACVDDNPVFGGTCLRVGCIPSKALLESSHRYHSARHDMASHGVKIGDVQLDLAAMLARKDKIVSQLTSGIAMLLKRNRVQGYTGRATLVSADTAEIQTAAGPVRIQAKRIVLATGSRPAGMRSVEVDHRRIGDSTLALSFTEVPRHLVVIGGGYIGLELGSVWQRLGSQVTVLEAMERILPGLDHEIGQLAHRIFERQGLKIHTGSWVESARATADGCVVQCRDQPPIPCDRVLLSTGRLPCSDNLGLDRVGIETDRRGFVPVDENYQTAVPGIYAIGDLIGGAMLAHKASEEGIVCVERIVGMKSHVNYDAIPAVVYTHPEIASVGKTEEQLQQSGIAYKKGVCPYGASGRALALGDAQGRVKILADATTDRILGVHIIGAQAGDLIAEAVAAIEFGASSEDLARTCHAHPTLSELLHEAALAVDQRAIHTA
- the leuC gene encoding 3-isopropylmalate dehydratase large subunit; the encoded protein is MTSSSGSPRTLFQKIWDEHVVYSQPGQQTILYIDLHLVHEVTSPQAFEGLRLAGRKVRRPQRTIATPDHNVPTSNRGLPIADPISRQQVDTLRNNCAQFGIKLYDLHDANQGIVHIIGPELGYTQPGMTIVCGDSHTATHGAFGALAFGIGTSEVEHVLATQTLLQSLPKTYELRIEGQLAAGVTAKDLILYLIGQISTAGGTGYVLEYTGPVIRALTMEERMTVCNMSIEAGARAGMIAPDETTYRYLQGRPYVPQDFEAAVARWRQLASDPGAVYDKLRVFQGADIEPQVTWGTNPGQVCSISAKVPSPSDFSDETEQKTTAASLEYMALSAGTPISDVKINRVFIGSCTNARIEDLRAAARVVKGYRVNSAVQAMVVPGSGLVKRQAEQEGLDRVFREAGFDWREAGCSMCLAMNPDRLEPGERCASTSNRNFEGRQGKGGRTHLVSPAMAAAAAIQGRFSDIRQWDYKA
- the gltB gene encoding glutamate synthase large subunit; translation: MRSKFHLPQRQGLYDPSFEKENCGVGFIAHIKGQASHQFVLDASAMLISMDHRGACGCEANTGDGSGMLTALPHKFLRKVAKDDLKVDLPRPGQYAAGLLFLPKDPTERAACKQTVEQIISQQGQRCLGWRTVPTDARKADVGPTALEAEPAIEQLFVAAAKGLDQDAFERQLYIIRKSASHAIRGSSTLHHALQFYICSLSTKVIIYKGMLTSGQVLPYYPDLNDVDFETHLAMVHSRFSTNTFPSWDRAQPLRFMSHNGEINTLRGNQNWMAARRRLASSPLYGDELVKLFPVVEPHCSDSGSFDNVLEFLLMTGRTLQEAILMMVPEAWQKHESMPDEKRAFYEYFSCMMEPWDGPASIAFTDGHYIGAVLDRNGLRPSRYYITHDDRVIMASEVGVLPVPPHLVREKGRLQPGKIFLVDFEQGRLIPDQELKHDFAAKRPYAQWLREQRITLDDLAPAEAQGYCPDTLLARMQAFGYTSETMHFMLVPMIEESRDPVGSMGNDSALACLSDRPRMIYDYFKQLFAQVTNPAIDSIREEVVMSLECYIGPEQNLLAVTPEHAHRLLIPHPILTNPELAAIEHMDHRGWRTKKIDITYPRSEGKAGLTQALQRICAEAEQAIDDGYSLIILSDRQIGPQSVPVSALLATGAVHHHLVRQAKRTQVGIIVETGEAREVHQHCLLVGYGADAINPYLAFEALWYARLDEQLSAEKYVDLDKIMYSYRKAVAKGMLKVLAKMGISTLQSYKGAQIFEALGLKDEVIDVCFIGTASRIQGVGFDVLAEESLRRHALGYPRDPVAQLPALPNPGDFHWRSAGERHGWDPQAIADLQVAARAGDTNAYWRFSNHINHDNEMKCTLRGLLELKPGVAGPAVPLDEVEPASAIVKRFCTGAMSFGSISAEAHETLAIAMNRLGGKSNTGEGGEDPQRFLPMVNGDSRRSAIKQVASGRFGVTIEYLTNADELQIKISQGAKPGEGGELPGRKVDWNIARIRYSTPGVGLISPPPHHDIYSIEDLAQLIHDLKNANPEARISVKLVSEVGVGVIAAGVSKAHAEHIVIAGDVGGTGASPLTSIKHAGLPWELGIAEAHQTLVLNNLRSRVVLQTDGGLKTGRDIVIAALLGAEEFGFATAPLITLGCIMMRKCHLNTCPVGVATQDPELRKKFQGKPEHVVNYLFMVAEEARQIMANLGFRKIDEMIGRVDILEPSKAIQHWKTDGLDLTSMLFPAHQLRPDAIARQTIGQEHGLEKSLDRTLLVVAAQPALDSKEPVRIQSPITNINRTVGTILSHEIAKRYGQAGLPDDTVHIKLTGSAGQSLGAFLAHGVTLEVEGDANDYVGKGLSGGRIVIYPPHDSTFKPEENILIGNVCLYGATGGEAFFRGRAAERFCVRNSGATTVVEGLGDHGCEYMTGGRVIVLGPTGRNFAAGMSGGIAYVWDTEGDFEMRCNLEMVALERIEPGIEESQIRDLIRRHAEYTGSQPAQRALEDWPTFLSQCVKVMPTDYKRVLEAQAQQQQSELVTRD
- a CDS encoding glutamate synthase subunit beta, whose translation is MGKPTGFKEFDRKKVPWRLPVVRLGDYGEIYTEPDESQLRQQGARCMDCGVPFCQSETGCPIDNLIPEWNDMVYQGRWQDAIQRLHKTNNFPEFTGRVCPAPCEGACVLGITNPPVTIKNIENAIIDRAFAEGWVTPTIPQSRTGKRVAIVGSGPAGLAAADQLNQVGHTVTVYERADRIGGLLMYGIPNMKLEKQVVERRLDLMRQAGVTFVTGADVGRTVSIQQLQQDSDALLLATGATKPRDLPIPGRDLRGVHFAMDFLTAHTKSLLDSGLKNGKKISAAGKKVVVIGGGDTGTDCIATSLRHGCTALVNFELLDRPPDDRAGDNPWPQWPRIFRVDYGHEESEAKFGRDPREYCVLSKEFLDDGQGNVKGIRAVRVQWTKDANGRMQMSEVPGSEQVFEADLVLLAMGFLGPEQYVAEALGIQVDSRSNYAAEHGRFATNVPGVYAAGDCRRGQSLVVWAINEGRGAARAIDIYLRGSSQLPAPGITQGSAAAVAWQ
- the leuD gene encoding 3-isopropylmalate dehydratase small subunit is translated as MRAFTTHQGTVACLDRANVDTDQIIPKQFLKRIERTGFGRYLFFDWRFHDDGSDNPAFELNQPAAKGATILLARRNFGSGSSREHAVWALDDYGFRVVLAPSFADIFYNNCFKNGLLPIALSESHIDQLFERAAKHSPYRLLVDLTAGKVTDDYGLEYTFEIDHFRRHCLIHGLDDIALTLENEDKITQYERTHGLAT